From Streptomyces sp. NBC_00683, one genomic window encodes:
- a CDS encoding DUF1775 domain-containing protein, giving the protein MSRTHARSAVITAAALAALAAAGSASAHVEVEADDARALSQNVTLSFAAESESASAGITKLQVILPKGLAPGDVTYKKGPKGWTFTAGDDGYTVAGPAVPAGEDAEYAVTVRQLPDAKSLAFKTLQSYSDGRIDRWIELKKSADGHGHGSSAPVLTLKSAAPGAEAVSPSPSAEPTAPAPTTPAPASSAAAETAPAATADDKSDDEGGTSAALPITLAIVVIALAGGAWWWFKRRSNTTSA; this is encoded by the coding sequence GTGTCCCGTACCCATGCCCGCAGCGCCGTCATCACGGCCGCCGCGCTCGCAGCTCTTGCCGCGGCCGGTTCCGCGTCGGCCCATGTGGAGGTCGAGGCGGACGACGCCCGTGCCCTCTCCCAGAACGTCACTCTGAGCTTTGCCGCGGAGTCCGAGTCCGCCTCGGCCGGCATCACCAAACTGCAGGTGATCCTGCCCAAGGGTCTGGCTCCCGGAGATGTCACCTACAAGAAAGGCCCCAAGGGCTGGACGTTCACAGCAGGCGACGACGGCTACACCGTCGCGGGCCCGGCCGTCCCCGCGGGCGAGGACGCCGAGTACGCCGTCACCGTCCGCCAACTGCCGGACGCCAAGTCCCTCGCTTTCAAGACCCTGCAGTCCTACAGCGACGGCCGCATCGACCGCTGGATCGAACTGAAGAAGTCTGCCGACGGCCACGGCCATGGTTCCTCCGCCCCCGTCCTCACCTTGAAGTCAGCCGCACCCGGCGCCGAAGCGGTCAGTCCCAGCCCCAGCGCCGAGCCCACCGCCCCGGCTCCCACAACGCCCGCCCCCGCCTCTTCCGCTGCGGCAGAGACCGCCCCAGCAGCAACTGCGGACGATAAGAGCGATGACGAAGGCGGAACCTCTGCGGCGCTGCCCATCACCCTGGCCATCGTGGTCATCGCCCTGGCAGGCGGCGCGTGGTGGTGGTTCAAGCGCCGCTCGAACACCACTAGCGCCTGA
- a CDS encoding GDSL-type esterase/lipase family protein → MPSRRHPLLAAFLAALFVFAAGLGLAGAPSAAATGTTPVRIMPLGDSITGSPGCWRSLLWNQLQNAGYTDIDFVGTLSAQSCALTHDADNEGHGGFLATATADQDLLPGWLAATVPDIVVMHFGTNDVWSSIAPDTILAAYTKLVGQMRASNPAMKVLVAQLIPINPSSCAECAARTVAFNQRIPAWADGITTAQSPVTVVDQWTGFDTATDTYDGVHPNASGDAKMAGRWYPALSALLTPGNPGDPGSGGCSATFRAVSAWQGGYQGEVTVTNTSSTAAISSWAVALALPAGSQLTQVWNGALTGTTVRDAGWNGAVKAGASTTFGFLASTSAAAGTPSVAATCSAS, encoded by the coding sequence ATGCCCAGCAGACGTCACCCCCTCCTCGCCGCGTTCCTGGCTGCCCTGTTCGTCTTCGCCGCCGGTTTAGGCCTGGCCGGCGCCCCATCCGCCGCCGCCACCGGGACGACCCCAGTACGGATCATGCCGCTCGGCGACTCCATCACCGGCTCCCCGGGCTGCTGGCGCTCCCTCCTCTGGAACCAGCTGCAGAACGCCGGTTACACCGATATCGACTTCGTCGGCACGCTGAGCGCCCAGAGCTGCGCCCTCACGCACGACGCCGACAACGAGGGCCACGGCGGCTTCCTGGCCACTGCCACCGCCGACCAGGACCTGCTGCCCGGATGGCTGGCGGCGACAGTGCCGGACATCGTTGTCATGCACTTCGGTACCAACGACGTCTGGAGCAGCATCGCGCCGGACACCATCCTTGCCGCGTACACCAAGCTGGTCGGCCAGATGCGGGCCAGCAACCCGGCGATGAAAGTGCTGGTCGCCCAGCTCATCCCGATCAATCCGAGCAGCTGCGCCGAGTGCGCCGCTCGTACTGTCGCCTTCAACCAGCGTATTCCGGCCTGGGCCGACGGCATCACCACCGCGCAGTCGCCGGTAACCGTCGTCGACCAGTGGACGGGCTTCGACACGGCCACCGACACCTACGACGGCGTCCACCCCAACGCCTCCGGCGACGCCAAGATGGCGGGCCGTTGGTACCCGGCGCTTTCGGCCCTGCTCACCCCGGGGAACCCAGGGGACCCGGGGAGTGGTGGCTGCTCGGCGACCTTCCGGGCGGTGTCAGCGTGGCAGGGCGGCTATCAGGGTGAGGTGACGGTGACCAACACCTCGTCCACGGCGGCAATCTCTTCATGGGCGGTTGCCCTCGCACTCCCGGCGGGCAGTCAGCTCACTCAGGTCTGGAACGGAGCGCTGACCGGGACGACGGTGCGCGACGCCGGGTGGAACGGCGCGGTGAAGGCGGGGGCCAGTACCACCTTCGGTTTCCTCGCGAGTACGTCGGCTGCGGCGGGCACGCCGTCGGTAGCGGCCACGTGTTCGGCGTCTTGA
- a CDS encoding ATP-binding protein: MNAEVMPCDRQEIGSLFLFEKLSPQQLGRLCAEGRVERFEPGPVYVEGSPATCFYVMIEGTVVLSRRVGGQDVEVSRTSQRGVYAGAMQAYLGDQVPQTYNNSMRVTEPTRFFVLPAQSFADVMQEWFPMAAHLLEGLFFGSRNTQRAIGQRERLLALGSLSAGLTHELNNPAAAAVRATATLRERVGRMRHKLSLIAQGTYSREALASLIEIQERTAERVAKAPALSALEAADREDEISDWLDDHGVPEGWQIAPTFVQAGLDTDWLEQVAATVDVEILPGAVGWLNYTVETELLMDEIDDSTTRISHLVDAAKQYAQLDRAPYRDVDVHELLDSTLLMLSGKIGPQVHLVKEYDRSLPEVPAFPAELNQVWTNLVDNAVQAIRGAGGEGTLTVRTAREGDRLLVEFRDTGPGVPEEIRSRIFDPFFTTKPVGEGTGLGLDISWRIVVNKHHGSIEVESVPGDTRFRVLLPLTTPQAGADARPEDGARTTEESS; this comes from the coding sequence ATGAACGCGGAGGTCATGCCGTGCGACCGGCAGGAGATCGGGTCGCTGTTCCTGTTCGAGAAGCTCTCCCCCCAGCAACTCGGGAGGCTGTGCGCCGAGGGCCGCGTGGAACGGTTCGAGCCCGGCCCCGTGTACGTCGAAGGCTCCCCGGCCACGTGCTTCTACGTGATGATCGAGGGCACCGTGGTCCTCTCCCGCCGTGTCGGTGGGCAGGATGTGGAGGTCAGCCGCACGTCACAACGCGGTGTCTACGCAGGCGCGATGCAGGCGTATCTGGGCGATCAGGTGCCCCAGACATACAACAACTCGATGCGGGTGACGGAGCCGACCCGGTTCTTCGTCCTGCCCGCGCAGTCGTTCGCGGACGTCATGCAGGAGTGGTTCCCCATGGCGGCGCACCTGCTGGAGGGCCTGTTCTTCGGGTCCAGGAACACCCAGCGGGCCATCGGGCAGCGCGAACGTCTGCTGGCTCTCGGCTCACTGTCCGCAGGACTGACGCACGAGCTCAACAACCCGGCGGCGGCCGCCGTCCGCGCGACGGCGACGCTGCGGGAACGGGTCGGCAGGATGCGGCACAAGCTGTCCCTGATCGCGCAGGGCACGTACTCGCGCGAGGCGCTGGCCTCGCTCATCGAGATCCAGGAACGCACCGCCGAACGCGTCGCCAAGGCACCGGCGCTGAGCGCTTTGGAGGCGGCGGACCGGGAGGACGAGATCAGCGACTGGCTCGACGACCATGGAGTGCCGGAGGGCTGGCAGATCGCGCCCACGTTCGTACAGGCGGGACTGGACACGGACTGGCTGGAACAGGTCGCGGCGACCGTGGACGTGGAGATCCTGCCCGGAGCCGTCGGCTGGCTCAACTACACGGTCGAGACCGAGCTGTTGATGGACGAGATCGACGATTCCACCACCCGCATCTCGCACCTGGTGGACGCGGCCAAACAGTACGCACAACTCGACCGGGCTCCGTACCGCGACGTCGACGTCCACGAACTCCTCGACAGCACACTGCTCATGCTGTCCGGCAAGATCGGCCCTCAGGTCCACTTGGTCAAGGAGTACGACCGCTCCCTGCCGGAGGTGCCCGCCTTTCCGGCGGAGTTGAACCAGGTGTGGACCAACCTCGTCGACAACGCGGTGCAGGCCATCCGCGGCGCCGGCGGTGAGGGGACGCTGACGGTGCGCACGGCCCGGGAAGGCGACCGGCTGCTGGTGGAGTTCCGCGACACGGGACCGGGGGTGCCCGAGGAGATCCGCAGCCGCATCTTCGACCCGTTCTTCACCACCAAGCCGGTCGGCGAGGGCACTGGTCTGGGGCTTGATATCTCCTGGCGGATCGTCGTCAACAAGCACCACGGCAGCATCGAGGTCGAGTCCGTGCCGGGGGACACCCGGTTCCGGGTGCTGCTGCCCCTGACCACCCCCCAAGCGGGGGCCGATGCCCGACCCGAAGATGGGGCGAGGACAACCGAGGAGTCTTCATGA
- a CDS encoding SDR family NAD(P)-dependent oxidoreductase: MSERTIALVTGANKGIGYEIAAGLGALGWSIGVGARDDQRRKAAVERLRAAGVDAFGVPLDVTDDASATAAARLIEEQAGRLDVLVNNAAIAGGTAQEPTLVDPATIRTVVETNVIGVIRVTNAMMPLLRRSASPRIVNMSSSVGSLTRQSGTAGELTSGPVAVAYSPSKTFLNAVTLQYARELSGTNILINAGCPGYVATDLNGFRGVRTPEQGAAIAIKLATLPDDGPTGQFFEDAGVVPW, translated from the coding sequence ATGAGCGAACGAACCATTGCGCTGGTCACCGGCGCAAACAAGGGAATCGGCTACGAGATCGCCGCGGGCCTGGGCGCCCTCGGTTGGAGCATCGGCGTCGGCGCCCGCGACGATCAGCGTCGCAAGGCCGCGGTGGAGAGACTGCGCGCGGCTGGCGTCGACGCGTTCGGCGTACCGCTGGACGTGACCGACGACGCGAGCGCGACAGCCGCCGCGCGGCTGATCGAGGAACAGGCCGGGCGCCTCGACGTGCTCGTCAACAACGCCGCCATCGCAGGCGGCACGGCCCAGGAGCCCACCCTCGTCGACCCCGCCACGATCCGCACGGTCGTGGAGACCAACGTCATCGGCGTCATCCGCGTCACCAACGCGATGATGCCGCTGCTGCGCCGCTCTGCCTCACCGCGGATCGTGAACATGTCCAGCAGTGTCGGCTCCCTCACCCGGCAGTCAGGGACCGCTGGTGAGCTGACCAGCGGTCCAGTGGCCGTGGCGTACTCGCCGTCGAAGACGTTCCTGAATGCCGTCACCCTCCAGTACGCCCGGGAGCTGAGCGGCACGAACATCCTGATCAACGCCGGCTGCCCCGGCTACGTCGCGACCGATCTCAACGGCTTCCGGGGCGTGCGCACCCCCGAACAGGGCGCGGCCATCGCCATCAAACTCGCGACCCTGCCCGACGACGGCCCGACGGGCCAGTTCTTCGAGGACGCCGGCGTAGTGCCCTGGTGA
- a CDS encoding FAD-dependent oxidoreductase, translating into MAQATDAGRTVILTVDDDPAVSRAIARDLRRKYGGDYRIVRAESGESALEALRELKLRGDLVAVILADYRMPQMNGIEFLEEAIGVYPGARRVLLTAYADTNAAIDAINVVDLDHYLLKPWDPPEEKLYPVVDDLLTAWRSSDFRPVPATKVVGHRWSAPSSRVREFLARNQVPYRWYSSDEPEGRRLLEAAGADGRSLPLVLTPDGTVLTEPESADLAAHVGLATVPTAEFYDLVVIGGGPAGLGAAVYGASEGLRTVLVERSATGGQAGQSSRIENYLGFPDGVSGAQLTDRARRQATRFGAEILTAREVTGLEANGAARVVRFSDGSAVAAHSVILATGVSYRKLGAPGCDDLTGRGLYYGSSLTEASSCEGQDVYIVGGANSAGQAAVFLSRGAKSVTLLVRGESLTASMSYYLVQQIEEAPNIKVRLRTVVNAAHGAEHLERLTLRDAVTGESEVVDAQWMFVFIGAAPLTDWLDGTVLRDRNGFILAGPDLTPDGRPPAGWELDRPPYHLETSAPGVFVAGDARALSAKRVASAVGEGAMAVMLVHRYLEQS; encoded by the coding sequence ATGGCGCAGGCCACTGACGCAGGACGGACCGTCATTCTGACGGTGGACGACGACCCGGCGGTGTCGCGAGCCATCGCGCGGGATCTGCGGCGCAAGTACGGGGGCGATTACCGGATCGTGCGGGCCGAATCCGGAGAGTCCGCCCTCGAGGCGCTGCGCGAGCTGAAGCTGCGGGGCGATCTGGTGGCCGTGATCCTCGCCGACTACCGAATGCCGCAGATGAACGGCATTGAGTTCCTGGAAGAGGCCATTGGCGTGTACCCGGGGGCGCGGCGGGTGCTGCTGACCGCGTACGCGGACACCAACGCCGCCATCGACGCGATCAACGTCGTCGACCTGGACCACTACCTGCTCAAGCCCTGGGACCCGCCGGAGGAGAAGCTCTATCCGGTCGTGGACGACCTCCTCACTGCCTGGCGCTCCAGCGACTTCCGGCCGGTGCCCGCCACCAAGGTGGTGGGGCACCGGTGGTCGGCGCCCTCCTCACGCGTACGCGAGTTCCTGGCCCGCAACCAGGTGCCCTACCGCTGGTACTCCTCGGACGAGCCCGAGGGACGTCGGCTGCTGGAGGCGGCCGGTGCCGACGGCCGTAGCCTGCCGCTGGTCCTCACCCCGGACGGCACGGTGCTGACCGAACCGGAGTCGGCCGACCTCGCCGCGCATGTCGGCCTCGCAACCGTGCCGACCGCCGAATTCTACGACCTGGTGGTGATCGGCGGCGGGCCCGCCGGGCTCGGAGCGGCCGTGTACGGGGCCTCCGAGGGACTGCGGACGGTACTGGTCGAGCGGTCGGCGACAGGCGGCCAGGCCGGCCAGAGCTCCCGGATCGAGAACTACCTGGGCTTTCCCGATGGTGTCTCCGGTGCCCAGCTCACGGACCGTGCCCGCCGTCAGGCGACCCGTTTCGGAGCCGAGATCCTCACTGCCCGCGAGGTCACCGGGCTGGAGGCCAACGGCGCCGCACGCGTTGTGCGCTTCTCCGACGGTTCGGCCGTCGCCGCTCACAGCGTCATCCTGGCGACCGGGGTGTCCTACCGGAAACTCGGCGCCCCGGGCTGCGACGACCTGACGGGGCGAGGTCTGTATTACGGCTCCTCGCTCACCGAGGCGTCGTCCTGCGAGGGGCAGGACGTGTACATCGTCGGCGGCGCGAATTCCGCCGGGCAGGCCGCCGTGTTCCTTTCACGGGGTGCGAAGTCGGTGACGCTGCTGGTGCGCGGCGAGTCCCTGACCGCGTCGATGTCCTACTACCTTGTGCAGCAGATCGAGGAGGCCCCGAACATCAAGGTCCGTCTTCGGACGGTCGTGAACGCGGCCCACGGCGCGGAGCACTTGGAGCGCCTGACGCTGAGGGACGCGGTGACCGGTGAGAGCGAGGTGGTCGACGCGCAGTGGATGTTCGTCTTTATCGGCGCGGCCCCGCTGACGGACTGGCTCGACGGGACGGTGCTGCGCGACCGGAACGGCTTCATCCTCGCCGGACCTGACCTGACTCCGGACGGACGGCCGCCGGCCGGCTGGGAGCTCGACCGACCCCCCTACCACCTGGAGACCAGTGCCCCCGGCGTGTTCGTGGCGGGTGACGCACGCGCCCTGTCCGCGAAGCGCGTCGCCTCCGCCGTGGGTGAGGGCGCGATGGCCGTGATGCTCGTCCACCGGTATCTGGAGCAGTCATGA
- a CDS encoding cation diffusion facilitator family transporter, whose translation MEGNQYAHTHDHHREHAAAHDPGHTGNEHRHGPASSRLGRLRHQLAHVVTPHSHEAGDKVDSAMETSREGMRTLWISLAVLGVTTVVQAVIVALSGSVALLGDTIHNAADALTAIPLGIAFLLGRRAANRRYTYGYGRAEDLAGILIVATIAASAALAAWVAVDRLLDPQDITHLWAVSAAALTGFIGNEWVARYRIRTGRKIGSAALVADGLHARTDGFTSLAVLLGSGGAALGWQAADPVVGLLITAAILFVLKDAAREVYRRLMDSVDPALVTTAEHALRAVNGVRDIGPVRMRWIGHALRAEADIVVDAHLTVVQAHELAVAAEHALIHAVPRLTAATVHTDHAPTTGTDPHAVLAHHGDRTGAMPVPAERVHG comes from the coding sequence ATGGAGGGTAATCAGTACGCCCACACCCACGACCATCACCGCGAGCACGCAGCGGCCCACGATCCCGGCCACACAGGTAACGAGCATCGGCACGGGCCGGCAAGTTCCCGGCTGGGCCGACTGCGGCACCAGCTCGCTCACGTGGTCACGCCGCACAGTCACGAGGCCGGCGACAAGGTCGATTCGGCGATGGAGACCTCCCGCGAAGGAATGCGCACCCTGTGGATCTCACTCGCCGTCCTGGGAGTAACCACCGTCGTCCAGGCCGTGATCGTCGCCCTGTCCGGGTCGGTGGCACTGCTCGGCGACACGATCCACAACGCTGCCGACGCCCTGACCGCCATCCCGCTGGGGATCGCGTTCCTGCTCGGGCGCAGGGCGGCGAACCGCCGCTACACCTACGGATACGGCCGCGCCGAGGACCTCGCCGGCATCCTCATCGTGGCGACCATCGCCGCCTCCGCCGCACTGGCCGCCTGGGTCGCCGTCGACCGCCTCCTCGACCCCCAGGACATCACCCACCTGTGGGCGGTTTCTGCCGCCGCGCTGACCGGGTTCATCGGCAACGAGTGGGTCGCCCGCTACCGCATCCGCACCGGAAGGAAGATCGGCTCCGCCGCCCTGGTCGCCGACGGACTGCACGCCCGCACCGACGGCTTCACCTCCCTCGCCGTCCTCCTGGGCTCCGGAGGCGCGGCACTCGGCTGGCAGGCAGCCGACCCGGTCGTCGGCCTGCTCATCACCGCCGCGATCCTGTTCGTCCTCAAGGACGCCGCCCGCGAGGTGTACCGACGCCTGATGGACTCCGTCGACCCCGCCCTCGTCACCACCGCGGAGCACGCGCTGCGCGCAGTGAACGGTGTGCGGGACATCGGGCCGGTACGGATGCGGTGGATCGGCCACGCCCTGCGCGCCGAGGCCGACATCGTCGTCGACGCACACCTCACGGTCGTCCAGGCCCACGAGTTGGCGGTCGCTGCCGAACACGCACTCATCCACGCCGTACCCAGGCTGACCGCCGCGACCGTCCACACCGATCACGCCCCCACCACCGGCACCGACCCGCACGCCGTGCTCGCCCACCACGGCGATCGCACCGGGGCGATGCCAGTGCCGGCTGAAAGGGTCCACGGATGA
- a CDS encoding LysR family transcriptional regulator, translating into METRELRYFVAVAEELHFGRAAQRLGIAQPPLSRAIQQLERRLGAALLDRTSRTVTLTEAGSVLLAEGRAALEAVEAAERRTRRAALPPTGRPGLVLVTKASASRELLAKLLDAYAAEPGAVPVDVILCGPAEQERLLREGRADVALLHRPFDSTAGFHTEELSTEGQVVVLPAGHPLTVRTHVHMADITGLPGLPMPRWPDPEGTYPPGPGPQVRDHAQLLQLVALGRACAVSPESCRAQLHGDLAAVPVLDAPKVTAVIAWPPHSRSRAVADLVRTATRLR; encoded by the coding sequence ATGGAGACCAGGGAACTGCGCTACTTCGTCGCTGTCGCCGAAGAGTTGCACTTCGGGCGCGCCGCGCAGCGGCTCGGGATCGCACAGCCGCCTCTGTCACGGGCGATCCAGCAGCTCGAACGCCGACTCGGGGCAGCGCTGCTGGATCGGACCAGCCGCACCGTCACGCTGACCGAAGCCGGCTCGGTGCTGCTGGCCGAGGGTCGGGCGGCCCTCGAAGCGGTCGAAGCGGCCGAGCGCAGGACCCGACGCGCCGCCCTTCCCCCGACCGGCCGTCCCGGCCTGGTCCTGGTCACGAAGGCCAGCGCGTCCCGTGAACTGCTGGCGAAACTGCTGGACGCGTACGCCGCCGAACCCGGCGCAGTCCCCGTCGACGTCATCCTGTGCGGCCCGGCCGAGCAGGAACGACTTCTGCGCGAGGGCCGGGCCGACGTGGCGCTACTGCACCGGCCGTTCGACTCGACGGCCGGGTTCCACACCGAAGAACTCAGCACGGAGGGCCAGGTTGTGGTCCTGCCGGCCGGGCATCCGCTCACCGTCCGGACCCATGTGCACATGGCCGACATCACCGGGCTGCCCGGCCTGCCCATGCCACGCTGGCCCGACCCCGAGGGCACCTATCCGCCCGGCCCCGGCCCGCAGGTCCGCGACCACGCGCAGTTGTTGCAGCTCGTCGCGCTCGGCCGTGCTTGCGCGGTCTCACCGGAGTCGTGCCGGGCTCAACTGCACGGTGACCTCGCCGCCGTGCCCGTTCTGGACGCGCCGAAAGTCACCGCCGTGATCGCCTGGCCGCCGCACAGTCGGTCCAGAGCCGTCGCCGACCTTGTCCGGACTGCGACCCGTCTCCGGTAG
- a CDS encoding VOC family protein, translating into MATRLVQINMKARDDSVLGRFWAEALGWGVDSEGPGVTNLEPEGFAYPDPTAVCIDIVARPEPKTVKNRVHLDLATTSTAHQSELVARLKDLGATLADVGQGDVPWTVMADPEGNEFCVLEPRPIYRDTGPIAAVVVDCTDPRGMARFWGEAIDWTLHEVTDDRAAMRSAKGVGPYLEFLRTPDTKSVWNRVHLDVCPYPGDDLAAEEARLRALGATDPGIDQSAISWTVLADPEGNEFCLLTPR; encoded by the coding sequence ATGGCAACAAGACTCGTGCAGATCAATATGAAGGCCCGGGACGACTCCGTGCTCGGCCGGTTCTGGGCGGAGGCACTCGGTTGGGGTGTCGACAGCGAGGGACCCGGCGTGACCAACCTCGAACCCGAGGGCTTCGCCTACCCCGACCCCACGGCCGTCTGCATCGACATCGTCGCCCGCCCGGAACCCAAAACGGTGAAGAACCGGGTGCACCTTGATCTGGCCACCACCTCGACCGCCCACCAGTCGGAGTTGGTCGCGCGCCTGAAGGATCTCGGCGCGACGCTCGCCGACGTGGGTCAGGGTGACGTCCCCTGGACGGTCATGGCCGACCCGGAGGGCAACGAGTTCTGCGTCCTGGAGCCCCGTCCGATCTACCGGGACACCGGGCCGATCGCCGCGGTGGTGGTCGACTGCACCGACCCACGAGGGATGGCCCGGTTCTGGGGCGAGGCCATCGACTGGACGCTGCACGAGGTCACCGACGACCGCGCGGCCATGCGTTCCGCCAAGGGCGTCGGCCCCTACCTGGAGTTCCTCCGTACCCCCGACACCAAGAGCGTGTGGAACCGCGTCCACCTCGACGTCTGCCCGTACCCGGGTGACGACCTGGCAGCCGAGGAAGCCCGACTTCGCGCTCTGGGCGCCACCGACCCCGGTATCGACCAGTCCGCAATCTCCTGGACGGTTCTGGCCGATCCGGAAGGCAACGAGTTCTGCCTCCTCACCCCTCGCTGA
- a CDS encoding UBP-type zinc finger domain-containing protein yields MTEIDGIDPSVPPSGTGCVDCDTAGGWWFHLRRCAQCGHVGCCDSSPGQHASAHWRSSGHPVMQSFEPGEEWYFNFATGDLYESGPALAPPGDHPAGQPTPGPSDRVPQDWQQLLHR; encoded by the coding sequence ATGACCGAGATCGATGGAATCGACCCGAGCGTCCCGCCCAGTGGCACCGGCTGCGTGGACTGCGACACGGCGGGCGGCTGGTGGTTCCACCTGCGGAGATGCGCCCAGTGCGGGCACGTCGGCTGCTGCGACTCCTCTCCCGGGCAGCACGCCAGCGCCCACTGGAGGTCCAGCGGGCACCCGGTGATGCAGAGCTTCGAGCCGGGCGAGGAGTGGTACTTCAACTTCGCCACCGGCGACCTGTACGAGTCCGGGCCGGCGCTGGCCCCACCGGGTGACCACCCGGCCGGCCAGCCGACCCCCGGCCCGTCCGACCGAGTCCCGCAGGACTGGCAACAGTTGCTGCACCGCTGA
- a CDS encoding DUF389 domain-containing protein gives MAAVDSATVGRMADSLFIERGLRSPGSTRFWVLLVLAAVIASAGVVGDSTATVIGAMIVAPLMTPILGSALALVLADRAQLLRCVLLALGGALAVVSVGILLGWVAAPPDAFVSNSQISSRISPRLIDLLAALATGTVGAFALVRTDISDTVPGVAIAISLVPPLSVTGLLITVGRYHDAGEAALLFTTNVAAIVATGTVVFLVYGIPAAARKSGYQVSRFHGRTLAAVIVLVLLIAIPLTTGTYTVARDRALAADARPLAEKWAKAGKWQIISVKARNGVVVIGVLGLPPPPSPTALRAALDTHGIRDVDLELHLVGGRTQWCPADTDTCTIRYSTLG, from the coding sequence ATGGCGGCTGTGGACTCGGCCACCGTCGGCCGGATGGCCGACAGCCTGTTCATCGAACGCGGGCTGCGCAGCCCCGGCTCGACCCGCTTCTGGGTACTGCTCGTGCTGGCCGCGGTCATCGCGAGTGCGGGTGTGGTGGGCGACTCCACAGCCACCGTCATCGGCGCCATGATCGTGGCACCACTGATGACACCGATCCTGGGAAGCGCCCTGGCCCTCGTCCTCGCCGACCGAGCCCAACTGCTGCGGTGCGTGCTGCTGGCGCTGGGAGGCGCACTCGCGGTCGTCTCCGTCGGCATACTGCTTGGCTGGGTCGCCGCTCCGCCGGACGCCTTCGTCTCCAACAGTCAGATCTCCTCCCGCATCAGCCCCCGCCTCATCGACCTGCTGGCGGCCCTGGCCACCGGGACGGTTGGCGCATTCGCCCTGGTCCGCACCGACATCTCCGACACCGTGCCGGGCGTCGCGATCGCCATCTCGCTGGTGCCGCCGCTCTCCGTGACCGGCCTCCTCATCACTGTCGGCCGCTACCACGACGCGGGAGAGGCCGCACTGCTGTTCACCACCAACGTCGCGGCCATCGTCGCGACCGGCACCGTCGTCTTCCTCGTCTACGGCATCCCGGCCGCAGCAAGAAAGTCCGGCTACCAGGTGAGCCGGTTCCACGGCCGCACCCTGGCAGCGGTGATCGTCCTCGTCCTCCTTATCGCCATCCCCCTCACGACCGGCACGTATACCGTGGCCCGGGACCGTGCCCTGGCAGCCGATGCCCGTCCCCTTGCCGAGAAGTGGGCCAAGGCAGGCAAGTGGCAGATCATCTCCGTCAAGGCCCGCAACGGCGTTGTCGTCATCGGAGTGCTCGGCCTCCCTCCCCCGCCCTCCCCCACCGCACTGCGCGCCGCCCTCGACACCCACGGCATACGCGATGTGGACCTGGAGCTCCATCTGGTGGGAGGCCGCACCCAGTGGTGCCCCGCCGACACCGACACCTGCACCATTCGGTACTCCACGCTCGGCTGA